A single window of Nicotiana tomentosiformis chromosome 1, ASM39032v3, whole genome shotgun sequence DNA harbors:
- the LOC104119458 gene encoding uncharacterized protein: MHPQHQNAINSIFEKKAAQRIKDTMFAARNAGKMPDWLKKDVWDKLLEKWNTAEWKAKSEQAKANRASSKGGSLHTGGSITFAAHKLRLENERGRDMSHAEVFEEMHKKKKKDGTREHWVETCASDTYEDYHKRVEECQQTQPPSTQPTLDDMASLWTEAISRVNKGRVYGLGVRRPTGHPNPLLANSSSSQNQEQMEDMRHEIRNLKQQLDS; this comes from the exons atgcaCCCTCAACATCAAAATGCAATAAATAGTATTTTCGAGAAGAAGGCTGCTCAACGGATTAAAGATACTATGTTCGCTGCTCGGAATGCCGGTAAAATGCCAGACTGGTTAAAAAAAGATGTTTGGGATAAACTTCTTGAGAAATGGAATACCGCAGAATGGAAGGCGAAGAGTGAACAAGCAAAGGCAAACCGTGCCTCTAGTAAAGGTGGCTCGTTGCACACAGGAGGTTCGATTACTTTTGCGGCTCATAAACTAAGATTG GAAAATGAAAGAGGGCGAGATATGAGTCACGCTGAGGTGTTCGAGGAGAtgcataagaaaaagaagaaggatggtacaagAGAACACTGGGTGGAGACGTGTGCGTCAGACACATAT gaAGATTATCATAAAAGGGTGGAAGAATGTCAACAAACTCAACCTCCTTCAACTCAACCAACACTTGATGATATGGCTTCATTGTGGACAGAGGCAATAAGTAGAGTAAACAAAGGCAGAGTCTACGGACTAGGAGTGCGTCGACCTACAGGTCATCCAAATCCACTCTTAGctaattcttcttcttctcaaaatcAAGAACAGATGGAAGATATGAGACACGAAATTCGTAATTTGAAGCAACAATTGGACTCCTAA